The window ACATCGCCGATCTTTATCTGTCGTGTTTTTTTTCTTTCTATCATTTCAGTTTTTCCAGTTCTCTGTGGATAATCTCTTTTATTTTGTCAAGTTCTGCGCCGTTCTCAGCCTCGAACCGTGTCACAAGCAGAGGCTCCGTGTTGCTGGCACGAACCAGTGCCCAGCCGTGTTCAAACTGAACCCTTATGCCGTCGATATCGTTTATGCCCCTCACTCCGTGTGAGCCCTCTGCAAGGTACTGCCCGAACAGCTTTGAAAGTTCCGTTATCAGACCGAATTTTTTATCGTCCGGATAAGGTTCTCTTATCTCAGGTGTGTTGACATACTTGGGAATCTCCGCCGTCATATCCGCCGAAACAGAAAATTTCCCGCTCCTTTTGCCGTTAACATAGGCCTGAAGCAGGCGGAGTGAGGCGTATATCCCGTCGTCATAGCCGTAGTAGCTGTCGGCAAAGAAGAAATGACTGCTCATCTCCCCGCCTATGACGGCGTCCTCCTCCTTCATCTTCTCTTTTATCATGGAGTGACCGGATTTATACATAACGGGATGCATGCCTTTTGCGGCTATAAACTCATACAGCCCCTGTCCGGCCTTGACATCCGCCACTATTCTGTTGCCCTGATTGTCCTTTGCGATATCGTCCGCAAAGATGCAGAGCAGTTCATCGCCCCATATCATCCGGCCTGTGCTGTCCAGTGCACCCAGTCTGTCGGCATCGCCGTCAAACCCTACGCAGAGGTCGGCCTTCTCTTTCAGCAGAAGCTCTCTGGCTTCGGCCATGTTCTTTTCGACTGTAGGGTCGGGATGGTGTCCGGGGAAGTTTCCGTCCTCTGTGCAGTAAAGCGGAAAAACCTTCGCACCCAGCCAGCCGAAAAGCTCCGGAGCAATGTTTGATGCCGTGCCGCTTCCGCTGTCCACAACGATCTTTATATCCATTCCCGCCATATCCGTCTTAAGTCCTGCAAACAGGCTCTTCATCTCCTCAAGATAGGCGGTCACTATGTCAAATTCAAATATTTTGCCTTTATATTCCGACACAGGGAATCTTTCCGCCGCTATGTCGTCGTAAATCCGCATTATTTTGTCGGTATGATAGACAGTGTGCTTAGTTCCAACCTTCAGTCCGTTGAACTGAGGCGGATTGTGACTTCCGGTCACCATGACGTAGCCGTCCGCAGGGGTGCAGTACATGGAGAAATAGGTCAGCGGCGAAGGACATACGCCCAGAATCTGAACGTCGGCTCCGGCATCGGACAGACCTTTTGCAACTGCGTCCGCCAGAGGTTTTGAGGAAAAACGCACGTCACGACCCACCGAAATAAGCGGGTGTTTTTTACCCGTCTCCTGCCGCACATGTTCTGCAAAAACCTTTGCCGCAGCCTCTGCCAGCCCCTCTGTCAGCTTATCTCCGTAAACTCCCCGTATGTCGTAGCTTCTGAAAATTTCTTTAATTTGTAACATTATTGACCTGCGGAAAATCTTTGTGGTATAATCGATACATGAAAAAAATAGCATGTTTCATCAATGATAGCAACCTCTTGGAAAAGGTCACAGAATTTTGCGGTCTTGAGAGGTTTCAGGAGGAGTGCATCGGCGATCCATCGCAGTTCGTCTATGACGTTGCGACAGTGCTTTATCTGACGGATGACCCCGCAGCCCTTTATCCGGAAGGCATAAAAGATATCAGAGTCTGCTATGTCGGAAAGGACAGGCCGAAAGACTGCGGAGTGTTTTTTCTTCCCGAAGATTTTCAGATGATCCATCTCAGGCTTCTGATAGATGCCGTTATCCATAACGGCTCTTTCGAATCCAGTCTGGCCGCCGTTACTCCTGTTTTTCTCAACAAATCATTCAAAATCAAAAACGACATCTTCAACGTTGAGCGCATTGTTTATGCCCTTACGAAAGATTTCGTGTTCTTCCTGAATTTTCAGTCTCTGGAAAAGGTCAGGGTCGGTCTTGCGGAGATGCTTACAAACGCAATCGAACACGGAAACCTCGGCATTACAGGCGAAGAGAAGATGAGTGCCACCGAATCCGGCACCTATTACGAACTGGTCAACTCCAGACTGAACGATGCCGTGTGTATGGCAAAGTATGCTGTTTTTAAGTTCTACGTTGATGCCGACGGTCTGGAAATGAGTCTGGAGGACGAAGGCGAGGGGTTCGATGTGGACAGCCTGCCCGATCCCACAGATCCCGAAAGTCTTCTAAAACTCCACGGACGGGGCATTCTTATCACCAGGATGTATTTCGACGAAGTAAAATATAACGATAAAGGTAATCACGTTACCCTTAGAAAGAGGTTCGGATGCTCTACCTGCTAGGCACAAGGGGTACTCTGCCCGTTTCGGGGCAGAAATTCGTTAAATACGGCGGAAACACCACCTGCCTGATGGCACCCATCGATGAACGCTCATGCCTCATCTTCGATGGCGGCACAGGGCTTATGAGCCTTAATAAATATAACAATTTTGAAGAATTTCATATATTTCTTTCCCACCTCCACTGGGATCATATTGTGGGGATGCCTATATTTCAGGCGTTCTATCATGCGGGAAAAAAGATAAACATCTATCTGGAAAACAAGGAGACACTGCACTCAACCGATATTCTGGACGTGCTGTTCAATCCGCCTTTTTTTCCGGTGCCCAAAACCAAGCTGAGAGCTGAGATAAAGCTGAACCTCATCGAGGGCGGCGACCAGTTCTGCTTCGGCGATATCTGCGTACATTCGGCGGAGGGCAACCATCCCGACGGCGTTCTTATGTACAAAATAGTGTTCCCCGATAAAAAGATACTCTACACATCCGACTACGAACACGGCACACCCGTTGACGACTTCCTCATAGAGTTTGCCTACGGCTGCGACTACCTCATTTACGACACAACCTACTATCCCGACGAATATGCGGGCGGCAACGGCGCTATGAGCAAAGTGGGCTGGGGTCACTCAACATTTCAGCAGGGGATTGAGTTCGTTAAAAAGGCTAAGGTCAAAAACCTCGTTCTGGCACATCACAATCCGGATTATGACGACATCATGCTGGATGAGATGCATATTCTGGCGAGGAGGCTGTTCAGTAATACCTATGTTGCATACGACGGAATGATCCTATAGCTTAGTGCTTATATGCATCGCTCTACGGCGTCAGATATCGCTCACTCGCAACACGTACAGAGTACGTACGCTTTTGCTCGTCTCACTCATCTTCCTTGTATAGCTTGCATCTAAACACTAACAGAGAAGAACAATTCCCGTCACTGCGAGCGTAGCGAAGCAGTCTTCCAAGTTAGCAAATGAGGGCATTGCCACTTCTATTCGGCTACTGATTTACCACCCTGTTTCTTCCGGACTGTTTTGCGGTGTAAAGTCTGCTGTCGGCGGCCATTATGACTGATTCCGCAGTGTCCTCAGGACGGAACTGTGCCACGCCGAAGCTGGATGTCACGCAGAATGAACCGTCTTTCAGGCTGAAGTTGGTGGCTTCCAGTTTTTTTCGTATCTGATCGGATATCAGGGTTGCGTTTCTGACATCCGCATTGATGAGAATAATCACGAACTCCTCGCCGCCGTAGCGGAAGGCGAAATCCGTCTTGCGGATTGTCTCTTTTATTATCTGCGACATATGTTTCAGCACCTGATCGCCTATCTGGTGACCGTAGGTGTCATTTATGCTTTTGAACTTGTCAATGTCGGCCATTACAACGCTGAACGGAGTGCCCATCCTCTTGAATCTGTCGATCTCCTCCGACAGCTTCATATCCAGATATTTTCTGTTGAAAAGCCCGGTGAGGTGATCCTGAACGGATTCGTTCTTGTATTTTTCCAGATCGTTCTGGAGCTGGCTCACCTGAGATTTATACTGTTCAAGCTCCTGATTAACAGAAGAATATTCCTTTGCGATGGTTCCCAGATGATCCTTTTTGGTAACGGTCTTCTGGTCGAAGGTGTTGACGAATGAGGAGAATGAATCCAGCATCTTTGATTTAAGATATTCTATGGAATCCTCGCTTCTGAGGATGCGGTGCATGTCCTGAGCCTCATTCAGCAGTTTT of the Seleniivibrio woodruffii genome contains:
- a CDS encoding phosphomannomutase/phosphoglucomutase — protein: MLQIKEIFRSYDIRGVYGDKLTEGLAEAAAKVFAEHVRQETGKKHPLISVGRDVRFSSKPLADAVAKGLSDAGADVQILGVCPSPLTYFSMYCTPADGYVMVTGSHNPPQFNGLKVGTKHTVYHTDKIMRIYDDIAAERFPVSEYKGKIFEFDIVTAYLEEMKSLFAGLKTDMAGMDIKIVVDSGSGTASNIAPELFGWLGAKVFPLYCTEDGNFPGHHPDPTVEKNMAEARELLLKEKADLCVGFDGDADRLGALDSTGRMIWGDELLCIFADDIAKDNQGNRIVADVKAGQGLYEFIAAKGMHPVMYKSGHSMIKEKMKEEDAVIGGEMSSHFFFADSYYGYDDGIYASLRLLQAYVNGKRSGKFSVSADMTAEIPKYVNTPEIREPYPDDKKFGLITELSKLFGQYLAEGSHGVRGINDIDGIRVQFEHGWALVRASNTEPLLVTRFEAENGAELDKIKEIIHRELEKLK
- a CDS encoding ATP-binding protein is translated as MKKIACFINDSNLLEKVTEFCGLERFQEECIGDPSQFVYDVATVLYLTDDPAALYPEGIKDIRVCYVGKDRPKDCGVFFLPEDFQMIHLRLLIDAVIHNGSFESSLAAVTPVFLNKSFKIKNDIFNVERIVYALTKDFVFFLNFQSLEKVRVGLAEMLTNAIEHGNLGITGEEKMSATESGTYYELVNSRLNDAVCMAKYAVFKFYVDADGLEMSLEDEGEGFDVDSLPDPTDPESLLKLHGRGILITRMYFDEVKYNDKGNHVTLRKRFGCSTC
- a CDS encoding GGDEF domain-containing protein, whose translation is MADKSAYVADQLGQIVTSVLKKMAADKSKVSSSTISNYLNNSEEFRKLVHTAMTGGDKSDVLKYVNPLRGFVPDHNLKAVEEMVFSPDKTHDETMSALLKSLSDHLLSLEKKQHKFSSFIDDVFSKFVNLQAELTSSLGHNIEFVEKDLAMDKKLLNEAQDMHRILRSEDSIEYLKSKMLDSFSSFVNTFDQKTVTKKDHLGTIAKEYSSVNQELEQYKSQVSQLQNDLEKYKNESVQDHLTGLFNRKYLDMKLSEEIDRFKRMGTPFSVVMADIDKFKSINDTYGHQIGDQVLKHMSQIIKETIRKTDFAFRYGGEEFVIILINADVRNATLISDQIRKKLEATNFSLKDGSFCVTSSFGVAQFRPEDTAESVIMAADSRLYTAKQSGRNRVVNQ
- a CDS encoding MBL fold metallo-hydrolase yields the protein MLYLLGTRGTLPVSGQKFVKYGGNTTCLMAPIDERSCLIFDGGTGLMSLNKYNNFEEFHIFLSHLHWDHIVGMPIFQAFYHAGKKINIYLENKETLHSTDILDVLFNPPFFPVPKTKLRAEIKLNLIEGGDQFCFGDICVHSAEGNHPDGVLMYKIVFPDKKILYTSDYEHGTPVDDFLIEFAYGCDYLIYDTTYYPDEYAGGNGAMSKVGWGHSTFQQGIEFVKKAKVKNLVLAHHNPDYDDIMLDEMHILARRLFSNTYVAYDGMIL